A genomic region of Saccopteryx bilineata isolate mSacBil1 chromosome 1, mSacBil1_pri_phased_curated, whole genome shotgun sequence contains the following coding sequences:
- the RPS15 gene encoding small ribosomal subunit protein uS19 isoform X2 — protein MAEVEQKKKRTFRKFTYRGVDLDQLLDMSYEQLMQLYSARQRRRLNRGLRRKQHSLLKRLRKAKKEAPPMEKPEVVKTHLRDMIILPEMVGSMVGVYNGKTFNQVEIKPEMIGHYLGEFSITYKPVKHGRPGIGATHSSRFIPLK, from the exons ATG GCGGAAGTGGAGCAGAAGAAGAAGCGGACCTTCCGCAAGTTCACCTACCGTGGCGTGGATCTGGACCAGTTGCTTGACATGTCTTA TGAGCAGTTGATGCAGCTGTACAGTGCCCGGCAGCGTCGCCGGCTGAACCGGGGTCTACGGAGGAAGCAGCACTCACTGCTGAAGCGACTGCGCAAGGCTAAGAAGGAGGCACCTCCCATGGAAAAGCCTGAGGTGGTAAAGACACACCTGCGGGACATGATCATCCTGCCGGAAATGGTGGGCAGCATGGTGGGTGTGTACAACGGCAAAACCTTCAACCAGGTGGAAATCAAG cctgaAATGATTGGTCACTACCTGGGCGAATTCTCCATCACCTACAAGCCAGTGAAGCATGGTCGGCCTGGAATTGGGGCCACTCATTCCTCCCGCTTCATCCCTCTCAAGTAG
- the RPS15 gene encoding small ribosomal subunit protein uS19 isoform X1 encodes MDVSTPGAAACFSERPAEVEQKKKRTFRKFTYRGVDLDQLLDMSYEQLMQLYSARQRRRLNRGLRRKQHSLLKRLRKAKKEAPPMEKPEVVKTHLRDMIILPEMVGSMVGVYNGKTFNQVEIKPEMIGHYLGEFSITYKPVKHGRPGIGATHSSRFIPLK; translated from the exons ATGGATGTCTCTACCCCGGGCGCCGCCGCATGTTTTTCGGAGCGACCG GCGGAAGTGGAGCAGAAGAAGAAGCGGACCTTCCGCAAGTTCACCTACCGTGGCGTGGATCTGGACCAGTTGCTTGACATGTCTTA TGAGCAGTTGATGCAGCTGTACAGTGCCCGGCAGCGTCGCCGGCTGAACCGGGGTCTACGGAGGAAGCAGCACTCACTGCTGAAGCGACTGCGCAAGGCTAAGAAGGAGGCACCTCCCATGGAAAAGCCTGAGGTGGTAAAGACACACCTGCGGGACATGATCATCCTGCCGGAAATGGTGGGCAGCATGGTGGGTGTGTACAACGGCAAAACCTTCAACCAGGTGGAAATCAAG cctgaAATGATTGGTCACTACCTGGGCGAATTCTCCATCACCTACAAGCCAGTGAAGCATGGTCGGCCTGGAATTGGGGCCACTCATTCCTCCCGCTTCATCCCTCTCAAGTAG